In Accipiter gentilis chromosome 18, bAccGen1.1, whole genome shotgun sequence, the following are encoded in one genomic region:
- the LOC126047969 gene encoding endosome-associated-trafficking regulator 1-like, which produces MSWLLGTSGTMERVCPESEGLEDDDDDDDNDDEFRYPCHSARPPRQCKSYDSSGGSHVEDLGEPIPFSLNPRHSYMVKDEGVKNRIYAETLAKHALELEEDAREFQEPFYKDTEVPGSLSEDEYHSWTHHLPVHQRSHVLRTASMAPCGSYGSFQGSVGKHVGMDVFGPWAHASDPYLGYPERTRGADPHMLHEEAVGDREFPSLQLTHDMLKEENAMLRRVVRSMQSSLESQACTVQRLERHLKVSLAKAEREAQELQSFVQRTEWSLHVMTQRALEAESNVEKLKQEIFILQGELESSKVENENLRVGQTTDLGAVQDIIDFSLQSLHKIITGTNWSIKQLTSGAESLHIVAEVLKSTGKISEVEAEKEL; this is translated from the coding sequence ATGTCATGGCTGCTTGGGACCTCTGGGACAATGGAGAGGGTCTGCCCAGAATCTGAAGGCTTAGAAgatgatgatgacgatgatgaCAACGATGATGAATTCAGATACCCCTGCCACTCCGCACGTCCTCCACGCCAGTGCAAGAGCTATGACAGCTCGGGTGGCAGTCACGTGGAGGATCTGGGAGAACCCATCCCATTTTCCCTAAATCCCAGGCACTCTTACATGGTGAAAGACGAAGGAGTGAAAAATAGAATATATGCCGAGACGTTGGCCAAGCATGCACTAGAGCTTGAGGAGGATGCTCGGGAGTTTCAGGAACCGTTTTACAAAGACACGGAAGTGCCTGGCAGCTTGTCCGAAGATGAGTACCACAGCTGGACCCACCACCTTCCTGTGCATCAAAGGTCGCATGTTCTCCGAACAGCCAGTATGGCACCGTGTGGCTCCTATGGCTCTTTCCAGGGTAGCGTGGGCAAGCACGTGGGGATGGATGTCTTTGGCCCATGGGCCCATGCCAGTGACCCCTATCTGGGGTACCCAGAGCGCACCAGGGGAGCAGACCCCCACATGCTGCACGAGGAGGCCGTCGGGGACAGGGAGTTCCCGTCCCTGCAGCTGACCCACGACATGCTCAAGGAGGAGAACGCCATGCTCAGGAGGGTGGTCAGGAGCATGCAGAGCTCCTTGGAGAGCCAGGCGTGCACAGTGCAGAGGCTGGAGAGGCACCTGAAGGTCAGCCTGGCCAAAGCGGAGAGGGAAGCCCAAGAGCTACAGTCCTTTGTCCAGCGCACCGAGTGGAGTCTCCACGTAATGACCCAGCGGGCTCTGGAGGCAGAAAGCAACGTGGAGAAGCTGAAGCAGGAGATCTTTATTCTCCAGGGAGAGCTGGAGAGCTCCAAGGTGGAGAACGAAAACCTGAGAGTGGGCCAAACGACCGACCTTGGGGCGGTGCAGGACATCATAGACTTCTCCTTGCAGAGCCTCCACAAGATAATAACGGGCACAAACTGGTCCATCAAACAGCTCACCTCTGGGGCGGAGTCGCTGCATATTGTTGCTGAGGTCCTTAAATCTACCGGCAAAATTTCCGAAGTTGAAGCAGAAAAAGAGCTATGA